In one Hypomesus transpacificus isolate Combined female chromosome 18, fHypTra1, whole genome shotgun sequence genomic region, the following are encoded:
- the emilin3a gene encoding EMILIN-3, with protein MYTVPILILTVIVSLAGAKFYSPNQYNLYKAGASPHHGQGNPTGRHKNHCTYVVEKSVSFTMQDGAAPYVKAEYNKCSWGQKCPTLIYRLMYKPHYKVAYKTQTELEWRCCPGYSGYDCMEGPPAYHHPMKMMPPFKGPPFKGPPFKGPQFKGPPVHPGLKANPWSQPKGPPSNVKSYPMRHFGPPMTSYTETSFEPFPSEPEPDHHPQQQPEPDHHPQQQPEPDHPEHEPEHETEQESEHETEHDHDREHDHDREQEHEQERERRPQETPPPGGSHDVDGQDPDSETEERLGRMEEDVRRLSQGLETLKGTLTGLEDGLRASLREDANRMLSTLLSAAPGPVPAPALASSHSVVGFGDIPGGDPEAEGLDGGLAFTGLGELTGRVEELRTELKVKSAELQELRGMVVGHDGTLRRLSGDQSSARSAGKDSQKFTEELLDGRLGASRAEILGGFEQRMEVAEGRCEEKAGEVRRQCQREQEEAQEQLEQALEGSATGLKKELGHLQAQIQRLDTTEGCSGRMVGIAERVHLLEQSVAGLNQSQGHLRVELGGHKDHVEGMLEGRLGYVEACLNLTGKVKGVSGSTAAGETRVRERLLNTTEVGLGLEARLEGKLKALEGRLLTAVEEQGNATAPALLEGHAVPTLETELESLRRRLELDVDRVQRQLRGLESLCTSSCSSSPPSGLQGDAASLHSRLVEEEDNMKGLLDAQAERLTSLNSTLQKLLVRLEHKDHQQEDEAGNSLQGELMVLKFNVRSVNRTLRSLKDSVGLVAREVGRTNSTWQEREERLAQQVKGVVQLVGRQASMLGAGERRLTRLKAELHELRRRLAGEVQGCKSTALGVQKEVTEVGGRVASVEGQCKGLSHLAEDLERIRAELERQSDGHLSQVNGTLSSHSLQLSELRDGLRNCTAKLELSHQRQPQSLEPEQRRGDQ; from the exons ATGTACACAGTTCCAATTTTGATCTTGACAGTGATAGTGTCACTGGCCGGTGCCAAATTCTACAGTCCAAACCAATACAATCTCTACAAAGCAGGGGCAAGTCCACACCATGGCCAAGGGAACCCAACAGGCAGACACAA GAACCACTGTACATATGTAGTGGAGAAGAGCGTGTCTTTCACCATGCAGGATGGGGCAGCCCCCTACGTGAAGGCTGAATATAACAAGTGCTCCTGGGGTCAGAAGTGTCCAACTCTCAT ATATCGCCTGATGTACAAACCACACTACAAGGTAGCATATAAGACCCAGACAGAGCTGGAGTGGCGTTGCTGCCCAGGATACTCTGGCTATGACTGCATGGAGGGACCTCCAGCCTACCACCACCCCATGAAGATGATGCCACCTTTTAAGGGCCCCCCATTTAAGGGTCCACCTTTTAAGGGACCACAGTTCAAGGGTCCACCTGTCCACCCTGGTCTTAAGGCCAATCCCTGGAGTCAACCCAAAGGACCTCCCAGCAATGTCAAATCTTACCCCATGCGTCACTTTGGGCCTCCCATGACCTCCTACACAGAGACCTCCTTTGAGCCGTTTCCTTCAGAGCCAGAGCCAGACCACCACCCTCAGCAGCAGCCTGAGCCAGACCACCACCCTCAGCAGCAGCCTGAGCCAGACCACCCTGAGCATGAACCTGAGCATGAGACAGAACAGGAATCTGAACATGAGACTGAACATGACCATGACCGTGAACATGACCATGACCGTGAACAGGAGCATGAACAGGAGCGTGAGCGCCGCCCCCAGGAAACACCCCCCCCTGGTGGCAGTCATGATGTTGACG gCCAGGATCCTGACAGTGAGACTGAGGAACGTCTGGGCCGTATGGAGGAGGACGTGCGGCGCCTCTCCCAGGGCCTGGAGACACTGAAGGGGACCCTAACAGGGTTGGAAGACGGCCTCCGTGCCTCTCTACGCGAGGACGCCAACAGAATGCTGTCCACCCTATTGTCTGCTGCCCCCGGCCCTGTCCCTGCACCTGCCCTGGCCTCTAGCCACTCAGTCGTGGGCTTCGGGGACATTCCTGGTGGAGACCCTGAAGCAGAGGGGCTGGATGGGGGCCTGGCTTTTACAGGTCTGGGGGAGCTGActggcagggtggaggagctcAGAACAGAGCTGAAGGTCAAGAGCGctgagctgcaggagctgagagGAATGGTGGTGGGCCATGACGGAAccctgaggaggctgtctggtgACCAAAGCTCAGCCCGCTCTGCAGGTAAGGATTCCCAGAAGTTTACGGAAGAGTTGCTGGATGGCAGACTGGGTGCTAGCAGGGCAGAGATCCTGGGTGGGTTTGAGCAGAGGATGGAGGTCGCTGAGGGCCGCTGTGAGGAGAAGGCTGGGGAGGTGCGGCGACAGTGCCAGCGGGAACAGGAGGAGGCAcaggagcagctggagcaggcCCTAGAGGGGAGTGCCACAGGCCTGAAGAAGGAGCTAGGACATCTCCAGGCTCAGATCCAGCGCCTGGACACCACAGAGGGCTGCTCTGGCAGGATGGTTGGCATAGCTGAGAGGGTGCACCTGCTGGAGCAGTCCGTGGCTGGGCTCAACCAGTCCCAGGGCCACTTGAGGGTAGAGCTGGGTGGGCACAAGGATCATGTGGAGGGCATGCTGGAGGGGCGGCTAGGGTACGTTGAGGCCTGCCTTAACCTGACTGGAAAGGTGAAGGGGGTCAGCGGTTCCACTGCTGCTGGTGAGACCAGAGTTAGAGAAAGGCTGCTGAACACCACTGAGGTGGGATTGGGTTTGGAGGCTCGTCTGGAGGGGAAGCTGAAGGCTCTGGAGGGCCGTCTGCTGACTgcagtggaggagcagggcaacGCGACGGCCCCGGCCCTGCTGGAGGGCCACGCCGTGCCCACTCTGGAGACAGAGCTTGAGTCCCTCCGCCggaggctggagctggacgtgGACAGAGTCCAGAGACAGCTGAGAGGCCTTGAGAGTCTttgcacctcctcctgcagctcctcccctccctctggccTGCAGGGAGATGCAGCCTCATTACACTCTcgcctggtggaggaggaggacaacatGAAGGGGCTCCTGGATGCCCAAGCTGAGCGCCTGACCAGCCTCAACAGCACCCTGCAGAAGCTACTGGTCAGACTGGAGCATAAGGACCACCAGCAGGAGGACGAGGCGGGGAACTCTCTTCAGGGAGAGCTCATGGTTCTCAAGTTTAATGTCCGCTCTGTTAACCGCACTCTCCGGAGTCTGAAAGATTCGGTGGGGTTGGTTGCGCGGGAGGTGGGCCGCACCAACAGTACCTGGCAGGAGCGGGAGGAGCGTCTGGCCCAGCAGGTGAAAGGGGTGGTGCAGCTGGTGGGCCGGCAGGCCTCCATGCTGGGGGCCGGGGAGCGGAGGCTGACCCGGCTGAAGGCAGAACTGCATGAGCTGAGGAGGCGTCTGGCTGGGGAGGTGCAAGGATGCAAGAGCACGGCGCTGGGGGTCCAGAAAGAAGTTACTGAGGTGGGGGGCCGGGTGGCCAGCGTGGAAGGCCAATGCAAGGGTCTAAGTCACTTGGCTGAGGACCTGGAGAGGATCAGGGCAGAGCTGGAGAGGCAGTCGGATGGACACCTATCCCAGGTCAACGGGACCCTCAGCAGCCACTCTCTGCAGCTGTCTGAGCTGAGAGACGGCTTGAGAAACTGCACAGCCAAGCTAGAGCTGAGCCACCAGAGACAACCTCAGAGTCTGgagccagagcagaggagaggagatcagtaa
- the samd10a gene encoding sterile alpha motif domain-containing protein 10a: MAVDAASSFSFCRPAVEYRALPEDFKHQLSRRTGGNLTWHDGRGQKTAGGRTVKLLQQPGTEGHQNRSSDSYGIYHTSPTQPSLIRPVVLWTQQDVCRWLKKHCPHNYLTYVEAFSHHAITGRALLRLNGEKLERMGLVQETLRQELLQQVLQLQVQEEGRNLQLLSRGSFGNLS; encoded by the exons ATGGCTGTGGACG CTGCTTCCAGCTTCAGTTTCTGCCGTCCAGCTGTGGAGTACAGGGCGCTGCCTGAGGACTTTAAGCACCAGCTGAGCCGACGAACAGGTGGGAACCTGACCTGGCACGACGGGCGCGGTCAGAAGACAGCTGGGGGGAGGACTGTGAAGCTACTCCAACAGCCAGGGACAGAGGGCCACCAG AATCGGTCAAGTGACTCCTATGGGATATACCACACTagccccacccagcccagcctgATCCGGCCTGTAGTACTGTGGACTCAGCAAGATGTCTGCCGATGGCTGAAGAAACACTGTCCTCACAACTACCTCACCTACGTCGAGGCCTTCTCCCACCATGCTATCACAG GCCGTGCTTTACTGCGTCTGAATGGGGAGAAGTTGGAAAGGATGGGGTTAGTGCAGGAGACATTGAGACAGGAGCTCCTACAACAGGTTCTGCAACTGCAGGTGCAAGAAGAGGGACGCAATCTGCAGCTGCTTAgcagag GCTCTTTTGGAAACCTATCATAA
- the uckl1a gene encoding uridine-cytidine kinase-like 1a isoform X2, whose protein sequence is METECGKKMSSRSDSGSGEDSLDRLLPPITTPRRKSMSLSKTEPPLLRTGTRTIYTAGRPPWYDEHGTQSKEAFVIGLCGGSASGKTTVANKIIEVLDVPWVVLLSMDSFYKVLSPEEQTLAASNDYNFDHPGAFDFELLVATLRRLKQGKSVKIPVYDFTTHGRQKDWKTVYGASVIIFEGIMSFADKELLQLLDMKIFVDTDSDIRLVRRLRRDITERGRDIEGVIKQYNKFVKPAFEQYIEPTMRLADIVVPRGGGNMVAIDLIVQHVHSQLEERELSVRAVLASAQQTQPLPQTLSVLESTPQVKGLHTIIRNKETSRDEFIFYSKRLMRLLIEHALTFLPTQSCRVQTPQGEEYEGRSYSGKGITGVSILRAGETMEPALRAVCKDVRIGKILIQTNLDSGEPELHYLRLPKDISEDHVILMDSTVSTGAAAMMAVRVLLDHEVQESKIALVSLLMAELGVHSVAYAFPKVKIITTAVDKSLDNMLQVIPGIGDFGDRYFGTDGSSCWSDEEDLERTSC, encoded by the exons ATGGAAACGGAGTGCGGAAAAAAGATGTCATCGCGCTCGGACAG TGGAAGTGGGGAGGACTCGTTGGACCGGCTCCTGCCCCCCATCACCACCCCCCGCAGGAAGAGCATGTCCCTGAGTAAGACTGAGCCTCCCCTGCTCCGCACCGGCACACGCACCATCTACACCGCTGGCAGACCCCCCTGGTATGATGAGCACGGCACCCAGTCCAAAGAGGCCTTTGTCATCG GTCTGTGTGGGGGAAGTGCTTCAGGGAAAACCACAGTGGCCAATAAGATCATCGAGGTTCTGGATGTGCCCTGGGTGGTTCTTCTCTCCATGGACTCCTTCTACAAG GTCTTGTCTCCTGAGGAGCAGACATTGGCAGCCAGTAATGATTACAACTTTGACCACCCTGGGGCTTTTGACTTTGAGCTGCTGGTCGCCACACTGCGCAGACTCAAACAGGGAAAGAGTGTCAAGATCCCAGTGTATGACTTCACCACACACGGGAGACAGAAAGATTGG AAAACGGTATATGGTGCCAGCGTGATCATCTTTGAGGGAATCATGTCATTTGCAGACAAGGAGCTTCTGCAG ctgcTAGACATGAAGATCTTCGTTGACACGGACTCAGACATCCGTCTGGTGCGTCGCCTGCGCAGGGACATCAccgagagggggagggacatcGAGGGGGTCATCAAGCAGTACAACAAGTTTGTGAAGCCAGCCTTCGAGCAGTACATTGAGCCCACCATGCGACTGGCTGACATAGTGGTGCCTAGAG GTGGAGGTAACATGGTGGCCATTGATCTGATTGTTCAGCATGTCCACAGtcagctggaggag CGTGAGCTCAGTGTACG AGCTGTGTTGGCATCAGCTCAACagacccagcccctcccccagactcTCAGTGTGTTAGAAAGTACGCCCCAGGTCAAAGGTCTACACACCATCATCAG GAACAAGGAAACTAGCCGAGACGAGTTCATCTTCTACTCAAAGAGACTGATGCGCCTTCTCATTGAGCATGCCTTAACATTTCTACCCACtcag TCCTGCAGGGTGCAGACTCCACAAGGCGAGGAGTATGAGGGGCGCAGCTACAGTGGGAAAGGG ATCACAGGGGTGTCTATCCTGCGGGCAGGGGAGACCATGGAGCCTGCCCTGAGAGCTGTGTGTAAGGATGTCCGGATCGGGAAGATTCTTATCCAGACCAACCTGGACTCAGGAGAACCAGAG CTGCATTACCTGCGTCTGCCCAAAGACATCAGTGAGGACCATGTCATCCTGATGGACAGCACCGTGTCTACGGGCGCTGCAGCCATGATGGCTGTACGGGTCTTACTG gaCCATGAGGTTCAGGAGAGTAAGATAGCCCTGGTGTCTCTGCTGATGGCGGAGCTGGGGGTGCACTCTGTGGCCTACGCCTTTCCCAAGGTCAAGATCATCACCACAGCCGTGGACAAGAGTCTAGACAACATGCTGCAAGTCATCCCAGGGATAG GTGACTTTGGAGATCGCTACTTTGGGACAGATGGGTCATCCTGTTGGAGTGAtgaagaggacctggagagaACCTCATGCTAA
- the uckl1a gene encoding uridine-cytidine kinase-like 1a isoform X1: protein MTLPDYTGARISGCWSLRPDCSGSGEDSLDRLLPPITTPRRKSMSLSKTEPPLLRTGTRTIYTAGRPPWYDEHGTQSKEAFVIGLCGGSASGKTTVANKIIEVLDVPWVVLLSMDSFYKVLSPEEQTLAASNDYNFDHPGAFDFELLVATLRRLKQGKSVKIPVYDFTTHGRQKDWKTVYGASVIIFEGIMSFADKELLQLLDMKIFVDTDSDIRLVRRLRRDITERGRDIEGVIKQYNKFVKPAFEQYIEPTMRLADIVVPRGGGNMVAIDLIVQHVHSQLEERELSVRAVLASAQQTQPLPQTLSVLESTPQVKGLHTIIRNKETSRDEFIFYSKRLMRLLIEHALTFLPTQSCRVQTPQGEEYEGRSYSGKGITGVSILRAGETMEPALRAVCKDVRIGKILIQTNLDSGEPELHYLRLPKDISEDHVILMDSTVSTGAAAMMAVRVLLDHEVQESKIALVSLLMAELGVHSVAYAFPKVKIITTAVDKSLDNMLQVIPGIGDFGDRYFGTDGSSCWSDEEDLERTSC, encoded by the exons ATGACTCTGCCAGACTACACAGGGGCAAGAATATCAGGCTGCTGGTCTCTCAGACCTGACTGCAG TGGAAGTGGGGAGGACTCGTTGGACCGGCTCCTGCCCCCCATCACCACCCCCCGCAGGAAGAGCATGTCCCTGAGTAAGACTGAGCCTCCCCTGCTCCGCACCGGCACACGCACCATCTACACCGCTGGCAGACCCCCCTGGTATGATGAGCACGGCACCCAGTCCAAAGAGGCCTTTGTCATCG GTCTGTGTGGGGGAAGTGCTTCAGGGAAAACCACAGTGGCCAATAAGATCATCGAGGTTCTGGATGTGCCCTGGGTGGTTCTTCTCTCCATGGACTCCTTCTACAAG GTCTTGTCTCCTGAGGAGCAGACATTGGCAGCCAGTAATGATTACAACTTTGACCACCCTGGGGCTTTTGACTTTGAGCTGCTGGTCGCCACACTGCGCAGACTCAAACAGGGAAAGAGTGTCAAGATCCCAGTGTATGACTTCACCACACACGGGAGACAGAAAGATTGG AAAACGGTATATGGTGCCAGCGTGATCATCTTTGAGGGAATCATGTCATTTGCAGACAAGGAGCTTCTGCAG ctgcTAGACATGAAGATCTTCGTTGACACGGACTCAGACATCCGTCTGGTGCGTCGCCTGCGCAGGGACATCAccgagagggggagggacatcGAGGGGGTCATCAAGCAGTACAACAAGTTTGTGAAGCCAGCCTTCGAGCAGTACATTGAGCCCACCATGCGACTGGCTGACATAGTGGTGCCTAGAG GTGGAGGTAACATGGTGGCCATTGATCTGATTGTTCAGCATGTCCACAGtcagctggaggag CGTGAGCTCAGTGTACG AGCTGTGTTGGCATCAGCTCAACagacccagcccctcccccagactcTCAGTGTGTTAGAAAGTACGCCCCAGGTCAAAGGTCTACACACCATCATCAG GAACAAGGAAACTAGCCGAGACGAGTTCATCTTCTACTCAAAGAGACTGATGCGCCTTCTCATTGAGCATGCCTTAACATTTCTACCCACtcag TCCTGCAGGGTGCAGACTCCACAAGGCGAGGAGTATGAGGGGCGCAGCTACAGTGGGAAAGGG ATCACAGGGGTGTCTATCCTGCGGGCAGGGGAGACCATGGAGCCTGCCCTGAGAGCTGTGTGTAAGGATGTCCGGATCGGGAAGATTCTTATCCAGACCAACCTGGACTCAGGAGAACCAGAG CTGCATTACCTGCGTCTGCCCAAAGACATCAGTGAGGACCATGTCATCCTGATGGACAGCACCGTGTCTACGGGCGCTGCAGCCATGATGGCTGTACGGGTCTTACTG gaCCATGAGGTTCAGGAGAGTAAGATAGCCCTGGTGTCTCTGCTGATGGCGGAGCTGGGGGTGCACTCTGTGGCCTACGCCTTTCCCAAGGTCAAGATCATCACCACAGCCGTGGACAAGAGTCTAGACAACATGCTGCAAGTCATCCCAGGGATAG GTGACTTTGGAGATCGCTACTTTGGGACAGATGGGTCATCCTGTTGGAGTGAtgaagaggacctggagagaACCTCATGCTAA
- the uckl1a gene encoding uridine-cytidine kinase-like 1a isoform X3, translated as MSLSKTEPPLLRTGTRTIYTAGRPPWYDEHGTQSKEAFVIGLCGGSASGKTTVANKIIEVLDVPWVVLLSMDSFYKVLSPEEQTLAASNDYNFDHPGAFDFELLVATLRRLKQGKSVKIPVYDFTTHGRQKDWKTVYGASVIIFEGIMSFADKELLQLLDMKIFVDTDSDIRLVRRLRRDITERGRDIEGVIKQYNKFVKPAFEQYIEPTMRLADIVVPRGGGNMVAIDLIVQHVHSQLEERELSVRAVLASAQQTQPLPQTLSVLESTPQVKGLHTIIRNKETSRDEFIFYSKRLMRLLIEHALTFLPTQSCRVQTPQGEEYEGRSYSGKGITGVSILRAGETMEPALRAVCKDVRIGKILIQTNLDSGEPELHYLRLPKDISEDHVILMDSTVSTGAAAMMAVRVLLDHEVQESKIALVSLLMAELGVHSVAYAFPKVKIITTAVDKSLDNMLQVIPGIGDFGDRYFGTDGSSCWSDEEDLERTSC; from the exons ATGTCCCTGAGTAAGACTGAGCCTCCCCTGCTCCGCACCGGCACACGCACCATCTACACCGCTGGCAGACCCCCCTGGTATGATGAGCACGGCACCCAGTCCAAAGAGGCCTTTGTCATCG GTCTGTGTGGGGGAAGTGCTTCAGGGAAAACCACAGTGGCCAATAAGATCATCGAGGTTCTGGATGTGCCCTGGGTGGTTCTTCTCTCCATGGACTCCTTCTACAAG GTCTTGTCTCCTGAGGAGCAGACATTGGCAGCCAGTAATGATTACAACTTTGACCACCCTGGGGCTTTTGACTTTGAGCTGCTGGTCGCCACACTGCGCAGACTCAAACAGGGAAAGAGTGTCAAGATCCCAGTGTATGACTTCACCACACACGGGAGACAGAAAGATTGG AAAACGGTATATGGTGCCAGCGTGATCATCTTTGAGGGAATCATGTCATTTGCAGACAAGGAGCTTCTGCAG ctgcTAGACATGAAGATCTTCGTTGACACGGACTCAGACATCCGTCTGGTGCGTCGCCTGCGCAGGGACATCAccgagagggggagggacatcGAGGGGGTCATCAAGCAGTACAACAAGTTTGTGAAGCCAGCCTTCGAGCAGTACATTGAGCCCACCATGCGACTGGCTGACATAGTGGTGCCTAGAG GTGGAGGTAACATGGTGGCCATTGATCTGATTGTTCAGCATGTCCACAGtcagctggaggag CGTGAGCTCAGTGTACG AGCTGTGTTGGCATCAGCTCAACagacccagcccctcccccagactcTCAGTGTGTTAGAAAGTACGCCCCAGGTCAAAGGTCTACACACCATCATCAG GAACAAGGAAACTAGCCGAGACGAGTTCATCTTCTACTCAAAGAGACTGATGCGCCTTCTCATTGAGCATGCCTTAACATTTCTACCCACtcag TCCTGCAGGGTGCAGACTCCACAAGGCGAGGAGTATGAGGGGCGCAGCTACAGTGGGAAAGGG ATCACAGGGGTGTCTATCCTGCGGGCAGGGGAGACCATGGAGCCTGCCCTGAGAGCTGTGTGTAAGGATGTCCGGATCGGGAAGATTCTTATCCAGACCAACCTGGACTCAGGAGAACCAGAG CTGCATTACCTGCGTCTGCCCAAAGACATCAGTGAGGACCATGTCATCCTGATGGACAGCACCGTGTCTACGGGCGCTGCAGCCATGATGGCTGTACGGGTCTTACTG gaCCATGAGGTTCAGGAGAGTAAGATAGCCCTGGTGTCTCTGCTGATGGCGGAGCTGGGGGTGCACTCTGTGGCCTACGCCTTTCCCAAGGTCAAGATCATCACCACAGCCGTGGACAAGAGTCTAGACAACATGCTGCAAGTCATCCCAGGGATAG GTGACTTTGGAGATCGCTACTTTGGGACAGATGGGTCATCCTGTTGGAGTGAtgaagaggacctggagagaACCTCATGCTAA